A stretch of DNA from Hydra vulgaris chromosome 03, alternate assembly HydraT2T_AEP:
ttattacattacatgatgtttaataaatatttacaaattcacTTAACCATCTAAACAAACTTCattaataaaaccttttttatcttttctataTATAGTTCCTTTTCTTCTTTGACTGTTATTCATAATCCTTGGTATAACTCTTTTAGGACGAGCCGGAGGTAGTGTTTGAGATGGTCCCTGAAGCACTTTTGTAGCAGGCTCAGAAAGAATAATTCCATTATTGATCAAAATACCCTCAAACTCCCTAATTTTCTCAGTGGTTCGGTCTAAACGTGTTCTCCATAGAACACGTATTATTCCAGTTTGCTTGCATCTTTCAGCTAAAATTCGTGCAACATTTACAACAGCCATTACATCAGTTGTGTTGTGTAGCCTTGCTCTTATGTAAGGCTCGCAAGTGGATGCATAACATAAAATTTCCCCATTAatgttttcaacaaaagcaTTAGTGTGTCGATTTGTTATCTCTAAGtttagtttattgtaaaaatttcgATGATCATATAGTGTTGAAAATCCAGAAGGTTTATTGAATCCCATAAGTTCCATATGACGAGgatttttgtttgtataaacAACCTCTagcttctctttttcttttaagcCAATGATTTCCTTTTTCGAATTAATGATTTCCTTTAGAATATCATTGTTTACTATGAAATCTCTCGTCGGTGTAGTGTATTTATTGATTCCACACACTAGTGCAGATGTATTTAAACTTCGAAAGGAGATCCCCAAACTTATGTTATGTACCAATTTTTCAACTAGCAACatatttgtattaattaatacttaaatttatgttaattaatgctaaaatataaaataataaagcaaaagtaatttaaaaacaacaattaaaaataaaaataaaaactaagaaattttaaaatgagtaaaaaattaaagtttacaactttattttttgctttattcattttacaatcaatacaaaaagtttaataaatttttttaaataaaacatttgaacTTCAGaatattttgattggttatcacAAAAACAAATCTTCTAAATATTCATCAAATTCTTCttccctaaaaaaaatttaataataaaaagaacatttaaatcacttcatttttcaaaattaaaaatatgtgatAGTTTCTATGAAAATAATcttattgaaaaatgttgatATGATTACATAatgcatttatataaatgttgtgTATGCATACTTTATGCATATTTACTTGTATGTATCAAATTATGGGAATCatttaatctgaaaaaaaaaaccttgttttttCAACCAAATTTTCTTGTAGAGGCTGGGTCCATATATTATCGATATTTTTTGACAATGATTCAGGTGCTTCAGTTTGTTTGTTAGTTTGAGAACTGGCTAAAGTATctaaatacataaacaaatttattttatcattcaaaGGAAAAATTTAACATACACACCAACTTGaattttctggatttttttttttttttttttttttttacaagaaaggAAAACacgaaaaacatatttttctataagttaaaatacaaagcaaaaaaaacaaaaagctattaaaaaaaatatttggcacCAGAGATTTATGgagaataaactttaatatttaaaacctaGCACAGCTAGCGCAAAGTTTTTACGAACATCTGAAGTAACTTAATCTAGTTTTTGTCAAAATCAGCATAAATATTAAGGTTATTGTGCATCTAGTAGCTGCGCACTGGTGTTTTAAAGACATACATAATATTAATTAGTTTAGTTCCTAATGAGAATTAATGGCAGGCTGTTTTTGTCTGACCATTAGGGAGCTTATTTATGCTTCCCTAAGATACTAACAAAATCACTTTTTTACTaagtcattattattttattactatgtGACTGCATATCAAACTATTtacaatataaactttttaattcaaaaatgctATTCCTATCCCTAGTGGATAAAATGTGTTTCATAGCACATATATAAAAgcacatatataaatttcaacatAAACAGCTAATGTGCACAAAAAACTGTTAAACATAGCACACACATAATGATTTGGAATTGTTTTAGTGGCAAACAGGGCAGAGCAACTCTATAGCTTTTtcctaaaaatgaaaacatgaattttgatcattttatatGGAGTTTAGAACAAAAACTTGTGGGCACTTTTGAAATCTGTCAATCAACTTGAATGATGATGACACATACTGCCATACATCAAAACAATCAATGGCATGATTCTTGAGCAAAGGAATTATCGTGTTAGAATGCCCCAGCAACTGCACAAATTTCAACccaatagaaaacatttggaaGGAAATGAAATCGAAGATTTGTTGGTCATGCTGCACTTTGATTTTAGAACtgaagatgaaaataaaaagattcatGATATTTAAGAACAAAGGGGCAGATGATtgaatatgaaattttaaaaattaacatttgtaGTTTTGGttaccttttaaattttgattttttgaaaaaaaaaaaagtcagaattTTTTCTGCATAATTTACGCGCTAGCAGCAGTATTGCGCAAActacctaaatttttttaatatcttcacaACAGAAGCAGAATAACTAGACTATCATTATACATATAACTgtgtcaaaaaaattgaaactttataaaattatataaaataatataaatattaccatTTATAGAATTTTCTCTAAAGCTTTTTCTCTTTAACTTTTTAGCTTTATTatgtctaaaataattttcaaacaacatataattactaaataattataattatgtatataaatacatgcgtataaaaaattttactttttggtATAGTTTAACTTGTATGAACAGTCTGGACATAATcctgaaaaaaaagtatatatatatatatatatatatatatatatatatatatatatatatatatatatatatatatatatatatatatatatatatatataaacacacatatatatatatatacatacatacatacatacatatatatatatatatatatatatatatatatatatatatatatatatatatatatatatatatatactagtgaTGTACCGATTAATCAGTCACTTAATCAGACACTTTTTGCACAATCAGAATCAGTATCGACATCAGCCTTTTtatagtaattaaataataaataaactaaactttatgcaccacatgaaatttttttaagaaattgtttattttcacttaatttacagacaaaattgtttatttttaagatgaTGTTTACAAGCTTTAACTTAACAGCTGaatatacttataattttattatcataatgttgtttttagaataattttctTATGTGTTGTTCTATTGTTATACTTAAAAGTAACGTATTTAAACATTGTTATCTATATGTGTTCAAGTATAGCctaatatatttctatatacattttttttatttcaattcacctcCCAAAGGCCACGAAGGCCACTccagttgaggaggctactttagcTATGGTTACAACTCTCTCTCTCAATTTAATAACTCCGAAACAAAAACCTTGACGAAAAAGGCCGCTgcacggagaaacaagttgagtctggtactaccagggatgtggtggagATCAAacatcacaaaataaaattattctaaaaacaacttatttttttgaaagttttcttttcatagtaaaaaaaaattaaaatgtatttattttaactgtgTTTTTCTATTATCTTCTAAAACAATGGTTTGACTCTGATTTGGGTCCTAGTATTTGTTTACCAGTATTGATTGCATGAAAAAGATTACAcgatttaaagttgtatggttttatattttcaaaatttaataatttgttaattcATCGGTATTGGCATCAGTCTTTTATCCATCATAATTGGTATCGCCCAAAAAAGTATTatcg
This window harbors:
- the LOC105848859 gene encoding large ribosomal subunit protein uL18m, which encodes MLLVEKLVHNISLGISFRSLNTSALVCGINKYTTPTRDFIVNNDILKEIINSKKEIIGLKEKEKLEVVYTNKNPRHMELMGFNKPSGFSTLYDHRNFYNKLNLEITNRHTNAFVENINGEILCYASTCEPYIRARLHNTTDVMAVVNVARILAERCKQTGIIRVLWRTRLDRTTEKIREFEGILINNGIILSEPATKVLQGPSQTLPPARPKRVIPRIMNNSQRRKGTIYRKDKKGFINEVCLDG